The Carassius gibelio isolate Cgi1373 ecotype wild population from Czech Republic chromosome B22, carGib1.2-hapl.c, whole genome shotgun sequence genome window below encodes:
- the uhrf1 gene encoding E3 ubiquitin-protein ligase UHRF1, translating to MWIQVRTMDGKETHRVDSLSKLTKVDELRVKIAELFNVEAERQRLFYRGKQMEDGHTIFDYNVGLNDIVQLLVRQKLPSAPLPKDKEAELSDSDSGCGSAQSESDKSSTHGENDGQSAGTSGQTDTPDLIDPGFGFYKINEFVDARDLNMGAWFEAQIVNVTKSLSEDGGSDGEEEIIYHVKYEDYPENGVVQLRGKDVRPRARTVYQWHQLEKGMIVMVNYNPDEPKERGYWYDAEIQRKRETRTQREVYGKILLGDAGDSLNDCRIMFVTEIYKIEEPGSSEGPGASSDSPLKRSNGPECKVCKDDPKKNCRVCNCHVCGVKQDPDKQLLCDECDMAFHMYCLNPPLTTIPEDEDWYCPECRNDASEVVLAGEKLKESKKKAKMASASSSSQRDWGKGMACVGRTKQCTIVPSNHYGPVPGVPVGTLWKFRVQVSESGVHRPHVAGIHGRSNDGAYSLVLAGGYEDDVDDGNEFTYTGSGGRDLSGNKRTAEQSCDQKLTNMNRALALNCNAAVNDKEGAEAKDWKAGKPVRVVRSSKGRKHSKFSPEDGNRYDGIYKVVKYWPEKGKSGFLVWRYLLKRNDDEPAPWTRDGKERMKKLGLTMQYPEGYLEAVAAKEKEKENKNDEDEVEETPTKGKRKRKSQTVDEKSSPAKNTPKKMKVEAYKLSKEQKALIKDDELNKKLWDEAMASLNLGPRFINKVEEVFLCICCQEVVYQPITTECQHNVCRECLQRSFKAEVYTCPACRHDLGKNYQMTVNKPLQAILTQLFPGYSSGRC from the exons TCTGGTGCGTCAGAAGCTCCCGTCGGCTCCGCTGCCGAAAGACAAAGAGGCCGAGCTGTCTGACTCTGACTCCGGCTGCGGATCGGCCCAGAGTGAGTCCGATAAGAGCTCCACGCACGGCGAGAACGACGGCCAAAGCGCCGGGACATCGGGCCAGACGGACACGCCGGATCTCATCGACCCTGGCTTTGGCTTCTACAAG ATCAATGAGTTTGTGGACGCTCGAGACTTGAACATGGGTGCCTGGTTTGAGGCGCAGATCGTCAACGTGACGAAGTCTTTGAGTGAAGACGGAGGATCCGACGGGGAAGAGGAGATCATTTACCATGTCAAATATGAAGA TTACCCTGAGAACGGCGTGGTGCAGCTGCGCGGGAAAGACGTCCGTCCGAGGGCGCGCACCGTCTACCAGTGGCACCAGCTGGAGAAGGGCATGATCGTGATGGTGAACTACAACCCGGACGAGCCCAAGGAGCGCGGCTACTGGTACGATGCTGAGATCCAGAGGAAGAGGGAAACACGCACCCAGCGGGAAGTTTACGGCAAGATCCTGCTCGG AGACGCTGGCGATTCTCTCAACGACTGTCGCATCATGTTTGTAACCGAAATCTACAAGATCGAAGAGCCAGGAAGTTCGGAGGGTCCAGGAGCCTCTTCCGACAGCCCTCTCAAGA GGTCGAATGGACCTGAGTGTAAGGTCTGCAAAGACGACCCGAAGAAGAACTGCCGCGTGTGCAACTGTCACGTTTGCGGCGTGAAGCAGGATCCCGACAAACAGCTGCTGTGCGACGAATGCGACATGGCGTTTCACATGTACTGCCTGAACCCGCCGCTCACCACCATCCCTGAGGACGAGGACTG GTATTGTCCTGAATGCCGTAACGACGCCAGCGAGGTGGTTCTGGCTGGAGAGAAACTGAAGGAAAGCAAGAAGAAGGCCAAGATGGCGTCTGCGAGCTCGTCCAGTCAGAGAGACTGGGGGAAG GGAATGGCGTGTGTCGGCCGCACTAAACAGTGCACCATCGTTCCCTCCAACCATTACGGCCCTGTTCCTGGAGTCCCTGTGGGAACACTGTGGAAGTTCAGAGTGCag GTGAGTGAATCGGGCGTTCACAGGCCTCACGTCGCTGGGATTCACGGCAGAAGTAACGACGGCGCTTATTCTCTGGTTCTCGCCGGGGGCTACGAAGATGACGTG GACGACGGTAACGAGTTCACCTACACGGGATCCGGGGGTCGCGACCTCTCGGGAAACAAGAGGACGGCCGAGCAGTCCTGCGATCAGAAGCTCACCAACATGAACAG GGCTCTTGCTCTGAACTGCAACGCGGCGGTGAACGATAAGGAAGGTGCCGAGGCCAAAGACTGGAAAGCTGGGAAACCCGTGAGAGTCGTGCGCAGCTCCAAGGGACGCAAACACAGCAAGTTCAGTCCCGAAGACGGCAACCGCTACGACGGCATTTACAAG GTGGTGAAGTATTGGCCAGAGAAGGGCAAGTCTGGCTTCCTCGTTTGGAGATACTTGCTGAAACGTAACGATGATGAACCTGCGCCGTGGACTCGCGACGGAAAAGAGCGCATGAAGAAACTAGGGCTCACCATGCAG TATCCTGAAGGTTATCTGGAAGCCGTAGCTGCGaaagaaaaggagaaagagaACAAGAACGATGAAGACGAGGTTGAAGAAACGCCCACCAAGGGCAAGAGGAAGAGGAAATCCCAGACCG TGGACGAGAAGAGCTCTCCGGCTAAAAACACGCCTAAGAAGATGAAAGTGGAGGCGTACAAACTGAGCAAAGAGCAGAAGGCCTTGATCAAGGACGACGAGCTCAACAAGAAGCTGTGGGACGAAGCCATGGCGTCTCTCAACCTGGGACCT CGCTTCATCAACAAAGTGGAGGAGGTTTTCCTGTGCATCTGCTGCCAAGAAGTCGTCTATCAGCCCATCACCACAGAATGCCAACACAACGTCTGCAGG GAATGCCTTCAGCGGTCTTTCAAAGCCGAGGTCTACACCTGTCCAGCCTGCCGACATGACCTGGGCAAAAACTACCAAATGACGGTGAACAAACCTCTCCAAGCCATCCTTACTCAGCTCTTCCCTGGATACAGCAGCGGCAGGTGTTGA